From a region of the Solanum stenotomum isolate F172 chromosome 2, ASM1918654v1, whole genome shotgun sequence genome:
- the LOC125854486 gene encoding 5'-3' exoribonuclease 3 isoform X1: protein MGVPAFYRWLAEKYPMVVVDVVEEEAVVIEDVRIPVDTSKPNPNNIEYDNLYLDMNGIIHPCFHPEDRPSPTTFEEVFECMFDYIDRLFSMVRPRKLLYMAIDGVAPRAKMNQQRSRRFRSAKDAADAAAEEEKLREEFEREGRKLPPKQESQVFDSNVITPGTQFMATLSIALQYYVHLRLNHDSGWKNVKVILSDANVPGEGEHKIMSYLRLQRNLPGYDPNTRHCLYGLDADLIMLALATHEVHFSILREVVFTPGQQDKCFLCGQMGHLAADCEGKAKRKAGEFDEKGNAEVVAKKPYQFLNIWTLREYLEFDMRIPNPPFEIDFERIIDDFIFICFFVGNDFLPHMPTLEIREGAINLLLAVYKKEFRSMEGYLTDGSQPNLSRVEHFIQAVGSYEDKIFQKRARLHQRQSERIKREKAQLKRGDDSAPRAEPESLVPVSRFSGSRLASGPSPSPYQQGGTARRPQQGGTARRPQLQHGTSSLSVLDFPNEYYEPVDDTRSIFRTKKAARMSSGATIGAAIVEAEDSLETEVLENKEELKTKLNKLIREKNDVFNSENLEEDKIKLGVPGWKERYYEEKFSAKTPEEMEEVRKDIVLKYTEGLCWVMHYYYEGVCSWQWFYPYHYAPFASDLKDLGELNITFELGSPFKPFNQLLGVFPAASSHALPEQYRQLMTDPNSPISDFYPSDFEVDMNGKRFSWQGIAKLPFIDEARLLAEVAKVEHTLTEEEARRNCVMNDMLFVSLSHPLSPYIFSLDDRCKQLTDNERVEVKECLDPKASGGMNGYISLCMGDPCPPIFRAPMDGLEDIMDNQVICAIYKLPDFHKHITRPPKGVIFPKKMVTFSDIKPDPVLWHEDSGRKPWENGRNHHPGGNSGRHLGEAAHRLVSNSLQIRSGRGDNLHAQPVPYPSGPFPSSQGYNGQGHVRPNFDYSARDDTAAPYQYDQSYHPAYIPTAVDPYSRAPPLYETGGQPVPPSRDYHRHGHHAAVMQQNVGYSYSSHANRPQHVSQSPVPPIDHFHQQSRYSSYPNYHEPYEPGSYNPPYEPGSYHPPYEPGSHNPQDGGWAPQVNQNAAWGYGNPRPSSNHFSALGRGNDRGPPSSGYRR from the exons CCCTCTCCTACAACATTTGAAGAGGTCTTTGAGTGCATGTTTGATTACATAGACAGGCTTTTCTCTATGGTGCGTCCTCGAAAGCTGCTATATATGGCTATTG ATGGTGTTGCACCAAGGGCAAAAATGAATCAGCAGAGATCTAGACGTTTTAGATCAGCAAAAGATGCTGCAGATGCG GCAGCTGAGGAGGAAAAGCTGCGGGAGGAATTCGAGAGAGAGGGTAGGAAGCTCCCCCCAAAGCAAGAGTCACAAGTTTTTGATTCAAATGTCATCACTCCCGGAACTCAGTTCATGGCCACATTGTCAATTGCTCTTCAGTACTATGTTCATCTTAGACTAAACCATGATTCGGGATGGAAAAACGTCAAG GTTATACTTTCTGATGCAAATGTTCCTGGTGAAGGGGAGCATAAAATTATGTCCTATCTTCGACTCCAAAGAAATCTTCCTGGTTATGACCCAAATACACGCCATTGTCTCTACGGTTTG GATGCAGATCTAATCATGTTGGCTTTGGCTACTCACGAAGTTCACTTCTCCATACTCAGAGAG GTTGTATTTACGCCAGGTCAGCAGGATAAGTGTTTCCTTTGTGGTCAAATGGGTCACTTAGCTGCAGATTGTGAAGGAAAGGCAAAACGAAAAGCAGGAGAATTCGATGAGAAAGGCAATGCTGAGGTTGTGGCGAAAAAACCTTACCAG TTCCTCAACATATGGACTTTGCGGGAGTATTTGGAATTTGATATGAGAATCCCAAATCCTCCTTTTGAGATTGATTTCGAGCGGATCATCGACGActtcatatttatttgtttctttgttGGAAATGATTTTCTCCCACATATGCCTACTCTTGAGATTCGCGAG GGTGCAATAAACTTGTTACTGGCTGTCTATAAGAAGGAGTTTAGATCCATGGAAGGTtatttaactgatggtagccag CCAAATCTTAGCAGAGTAGAACATTTCATTCAGGCCGTGGGATCATATGAAGATAAGATATTTCAGAAAAGAGCGCGGTTACATCAG aGACAATCTGAGAGAATTAAGCGTGAAAAGGCCCAGTTAAAAAGAGGAGATGACTCTGCTCCTCGAGCCGAACCTGAATCTTTGGTTCCAGTTTCTCGGTTCAGTGGTTCTCGGCTTGCTTCAGGTCCTTCTCCTTCTCCCTATCAACAAGGGGGAACTGCAAGACGTCCCCAACAAGGAGGAACTGCAAGACGTCCCCAACTTCAGCATGGCACATCAAGTCTTTCCGTCCTTGACTTTCCGAATGAATACTATGAGCCTGTTGATGATACAAGATCTATTTTTCGCACCAAAAAAGCTGCACGTATGAGTTCTGGTGCCACGATAGGAGCTGCAATTGTTGAAGCTGAGGATAGCCTTGAAACTGAA GTgttagaaaacaaagaagaactGAAAACAAAGCTAAACAAGTTGATCCGTGAGAAGAATGATGTTTTTAATTCAGAGAATCTCGAGGAAGACAAG ATCAAACTGGGAGTGCCAGGATGGAAAGAAAGGTATTATGAGGAAAAATTTTCTGCAAAGACACCTGAGGAGATGGAAGAAGTACGAAAGGATATT GTCTTGAAATACACAGAAGGATTGTGCTGGGTTATGCACTATTATTATGAAGGTGTTTGTTCCTGGCAGTG GTTTTATCCGTATCATTATGCTCCTTTTGCTTCTGACCTCAAGGATCTTGGGGAGTTGAATATTACCTTTGAACTAGGTTCTCCATTCAAACCATTCAATCAGCTGTTGGGAGTTTTTCCTGCTGCCAG TTCACATGCTCTTCCTGAACAGTATAGGCAATTGATGACAGACCCAAACTCTCCCATTAGCGACTTCTATCCTTCTG ATTTTGAGGTGGACATGAATGGGAAGCGCTTTTCATGGCAG GGCATTGCCAAACTACCTTTCATTGATGAAGCCCGGCTCCTTGCAGAGGTTGCAAAAGTTGAACATACCTTGACG GAGGAAGAAGCACGAAGAAATTGTGTGATGAATGATATGCTTTTTGTGTCATTATCTCACCCTTTGTCTCCATACATTTTTTCTCTTGATGATCGCTGTAAGCAGCTTACAGACAACGAACGTGTTGAAGTGAAGGAGTGCTTGGACCCAAAAGCAAG TGGTGGCATGAATGGCTACATATCCCtttgcatgggagatccttgtCCTCCAATTTTTAGAGCTCCTATGGATGGGTTGGAAGATATTATGGACAATCAAGTCAT ATGTGCAATATACAAACTCCCTGATTTCCATAAGCACATCACACGGCCACCTAAAGGGGTTATTTTCCCAAAGAAG ATGGTGACATTCAGTGATATAAAACCTGATCCAGTGTTGTGGCATGAGGATTCTGGGAGGAAACCTTGGGAAAATGGAAG GAACCACCACCCTGGCGGAAACTCTGGTCGTCACCTTGGAGAGGCAGCACACAGGCTGGTTTCTAATAGTTTGCAGATTAGGAGTGGCCGTGGGGATAATTTACATGCTCAACCAGTACCATATCCTTCTGGTCCTTTTCCTTCCTCTCAAGGATACAACGGTCAGGGACATGTTCGCCCTAATTTTGATTATTCTGCTCGAGACGACACAGCTGCGCCTTATCAGTATGATCAGAGTTACCACCCTGCTTATATCCCTACTGCTGTTGATCCATATAGTAGGGCTCCTCCTCTGTATGAGACGGGTGGCCAACCTGTCCCTCCTAGCAGGGATTATCATAGACATGGACATCATGCCGCTGTGATGCAGCAAAATGTTGGATATAGTTATTCTTCTCATGCCAATCGTCCGCAGCATGTTAGCCAATCGCCAGTACCACCAATTGATCATTTTCACCAGCAGAGTAGATACAGTAGTTACCCCAATTATCATGAACCTTATGAGCCAGGAAGCTATAACCCACCTTATGAGCCAGGAAGCTATCACCCACCTTATGAGCCAGGAAGCCATAACCCACAGGATGGTGGATGGGCCCCGCAAGTAAACCAAAATGCTGCTTGGGGTTATGGCAATCCACGTCCCTCCAGCAATCACTTCTCGGCTTTAGGAAGAGGAAACGATAGAGGGCCACCATCTTCAGGCTATCGCCGTTAG
- the LOC125854486 gene encoding 5'-3' exoribonuclease 3 isoform X2 — protein sequence MNQQRSRRFRSAKDAADAAAEEEKLREEFEREGRKLPPKQESQVFDSNVITPGTQFMATLSIALQYYVHLRLNHDSGWKNVKVILSDANVPGEGEHKIMSYLRLQRNLPGYDPNTRHCLYGLDADLIMLALATHEVHFSILREVVFTPGQQDKCFLCGQMGHLAADCEGKAKRKAGEFDEKGNAEVVAKKPYQFLNIWTLREYLEFDMRIPNPPFEIDFERIIDDFIFICFFVGNDFLPHMPTLEIREGAINLLLAVYKKEFRSMEGYLTDGSQPNLSRVEHFIQAVGSYEDKIFQKRARLHQRQSERIKREKAQLKRGDDSAPRAEPESLVPVSRFSGSRLASGPSPSPYQQGGTARRPQQGGTARRPQLQHGTSSLSVLDFPNEYYEPVDDTRSIFRTKKAARMSSGATIGAAIVEAEDSLETEVLENKEELKTKLNKLIREKNDVFNSENLEEDKIKLGVPGWKERYYEEKFSAKTPEEMEEVRKDIVLKYTEGLCWVMHYYYEGVCSWQWFYPYHYAPFASDLKDLGELNITFELGSPFKPFNQLLGVFPAASSHALPEQYRQLMTDPNSPISDFYPSDFEVDMNGKRFSWQGIAKLPFIDEARLLAEVAKVEHTLTEEEARRNCVMNDMLFVSLSHPLSPYIFSLDDRCKQLTDNERVEVKECLDPKASGGMNGYISLCMGDPCPPIFRAPMDGLEDIMDNQVICAIYKLPDFHKHITRPPKGVIFPKKMVTFSDIKPDPVLWHEDSGRKPWENGRNHHPGGNSGRHLGEAAHRLVSNSLQIRSGRGDNLHAQPVPYPSGPFPSSQGYNGQGHVRPNFDYSARDDTAAPYQYDQSYHPAYIPTAVDPYSRAPPLYETGGQPVPPSRDYHRHGHHAAVMQQNVGYSYSSHANRPQHVSQSPVPPIDHFHQQSRYSSYPNYHEPYEPGSYNPPYEPGSYHPPYEPGSHNPQDGGWAPQVNQNAAWGYGNPRPSSNHFSALGRGNDRGPPSSGYRR from the exons ATGAATCAGCAGAGATCTAGACGTTTTAGATCAGCAAAAGATGCTGCAGATGCG GCAGCTGAGGAGGAAAAGCTGCGGGAGGAATTCGAGAGAGAGGGTAGGAAGCTCCCCCCAAAGCAAGAGTCACAAGTTTTTGATTCAAATGTCATCACTCCCGGAACTCAGTTCATGGCCACATTGTCAATTGCTCTTCAGTACTATGTTCATCTTAGACTAAACCATGATTCGGGATGGAAAAACGTCAAG GTTATACTTTCTGATGCAAATGTTCCTGGTGAAGGGGAGCATAAAATTATGTCCTATCTTCGACTCCAAAGAAATCTTCCTGGTTATGACCCAAATACACGCCATTGTCTCTACGGTTTG GATGCAGATCTAATCATGTTGGCTTTGGCTACTCACGAAGTTCACTTCTCCATACTCAGAGAG GTTGTATTTACGCCAGGTCAGCAGGATAAGTGTTTCCTTTGTGGTCAAATGGGTCACTTAGCTGCAGATTGTGAAGGAAAGGCAAAACGAAAAGCAGGAGAATTCGATGAGAAAGGCAATGCTGAGGTTGTGGCGAAAAAACCTTACCAG TTCCTCAACATATGGACTTTGCGGGAGTATTTGGAATTTGATATGAGAATCCCAAATCCTCCTTTTGAGATTGATTTCGAGCGGATCATCGACGActtcatatttatttgtttctttgttGGAAATGATTTTCTCCCACATATGCCTACTCTTGAGATTCGCGAG GGTGCAATAAACTTGTTACTGGCTGTCTATAAGAAGGAGTTTAGATCCATGGAAGGTtatttaactgatggtagccag CCAAATCTTAGCAGAGTAGAACATTTCATTCAGGCCGTGGGATCATATGAAGATAAGATATTTCAGAAAAGAGCGCGGTTACATCAG aGACAATCTGAGAGAATTAAGCGTGAAAAGGCCCAGTTAAAAAGAGGAGATGACTCTGCTCCTCGAGCCGAACCTGAATCTTTGGTTCCAGTTTCTCGGTTCAGTGGTTCTCGGCTTGCTTCAGGTCCTTCTCCTTCTCCCTATCAACAAGGGGGAACTGCAAGACGTCCCCAACAAGGAGGAACTGCAAGACGTCCCCAACTTCAGCATGGCACATCAAGTCTTTCCGTCCTTGACTTTCCGAATGAATACTATGAGCCTGTTGATGATACAAGATCTATTTTTCGCACCAAAAAAGCTGCACGTATGAGTTCTGGTGCCACGATAGGAGCTGCAATTGTTGAAGCTGAGGATAGCCTTGAAACTGAA GTgttagaaaacaaagaagaactGAAAACAAAGCTAAACAAGTTGATCCGTGAGAAGAATGATGTTTTTAATTCAGAGAATCTCGAGGAAGACAAG ATCAAACTGGGAGTGCCAGGATGGAAAGAAAGGTATTATGAGGAAAAATTTTCTGCAAAGACACCTGAGGAGATGGAAGAAGTACGAAAGGATATT GTCTTGAAATACACAGAAGGATTGTGCTGGGTTATGCACTATTATTATGAAGGTGTTTGTTCCTGGCAGTG GTTTTATCCGTATCATTATGCTCCTTTTGCTTCTGACCTCAAGGATCTTGGGGAGTTGAATATTACCTTTGAACTAGGTTCTCCATTCAAACCATTCAATCAGCTGTTGGGAGTTTTTCCTGCTGCCAG TTCACATGCTCTTCCTGAACAGTATAGGCAATTGATGACAGACCCAAACTCTCCCATTAGCGACTTCTATCCTTCTG ATTTTGAGGTGGACATGAATGGGAAGCGCTTTTCATGGCAG GGCATTGCCAAACTACCTTTCATTGATGAAGCCCGGCTCCTTGCAGAGGTTGCAAAAGTTGAACATACCTTGACG GAGGAAGAAGCACGAAGAAATTGTGTGATGAATGATATGCTTTTTGTGTCATTATCTCACCCTTTGTCTCCATACATTTTTTCTCTTGATGATCGCTGTAAGCAGCTTACAGACAACGAACGTGTTGAAGTGAAGGAGTGCTTGGACCCAAAAGCAAG TGGTGGCATGAATGGCTACATATCCCtttgcatgggagatccttgtCCTCCAATTTTTAGAGCTCCTATGGATGGGTTGGAAGATATTATGGACAATCAAGTCAT ATGTGCAATATACAAACTCCCTGATTTCCATAAGCACATCACACGGCCACCTAAAGGGGTTATTTTCCCAAAGAAG ATGGTGACATTCAGTGATATAAAACCTGATCCAGTGTTGTGGCATGAGGATTCTGGGAGGAAACCTTGGGAAAATGGAAG GAACCACCACCCTGGCGGAAACTCTGGTCGTCACCTTGGAGAGGCAGCACACAGGCTGGTTTCTAATAGTTTGCAGATTAGGAGTGGCCGTGGGGATAATTTACATGCTCAACCAGTACCATATCCTTCTGGTCCTTTTCCTTCCTCTCAAGGATACAACGGTCAGGGACATGTTCGCCCTAATTTTGATTATTCTGCTCGAGACGACACAGCTGCGCCTTATCAGTATGATCAGAGTTACCACCCTGCTTATATCCCTACTGCTGTTGATCCATATAGTAGGGCTCCTCCTCTGTATGAGACGGGTGGCCAACCTGTCCCTCCTAGCAGGGATTATCATAGACATGGACATCATGCCGCTGTGATGCAGCAAAATGTTGGATATAGTTATTCTTCTCATGCCAATCGTCCGCAGCATGTTAGCCAATCGCCAGTACCACCAATTGATCATTTTCACCAGCAGAGTAGATACAGTAGTTACCCCAATTATCATGAACCTTATGAGCCAGGAAGCTATAACCCACCTTATGAGCCAGGAAGCTATCACCCACCTTATGAGCCAGGAAGCCATAACCCACAGGATGGTGGATGGGCCCCGCAAGTAAACCAAAATGCTGCTTGGGGTTATGGCAATCCACGTCCCTCCAGCAATCACTTCTCGGCTTTAGGAAGAGGAAACGATAGAGGGCCACCATCTTCAGGCTATCGCCGTTAG